Proteins found in one Bacillus subtilis subsp. subtilis str. 168 genomic segment:
- the rsiW gene encoding anti-sigma(W) factor (Evidence 1a: Function from experimental evidences in the studied strain; PubMedId: 15130127, 28319136, 22720735; Product type r: regulator): protein MSCPEQIVQLMHMHLDGDILPKDEHVLNEHLETCEKCRKHFYEMEKSIALVRSTSHVEAPADFTANVMAKLPKEKKRASVKRWFRTHPVIAAAAVFIILMGGGFFNSWHNDHNFSVSKQPNLVVHNHTVTVPEGETVKGDVTVKNGKLIIKGKIDGDVTVVNGEKYMASAGQVTGQIEEINQLFDWTWYKMKSAGKSVLDAFNPNGEE from the coding sequence ATGAGCTGTCCTGAACAAATTGTGCAGCTTATGCATATGCATCTTGATGGAGATATCCTTCCAAAAGATGAACACGTATTAAATGAACATCTGGAGACATGCGAGAAATGCAGAAAGCATTTTTACGAGATGGAGAAATCCATAGCGCTCGTACGGAGCACATCGCATGTCGAAGCCCCCGCGGATTTTACCGCTAATGTCATGGCAAAATTGCCTAAGGAGAAGAAAAGAGCTTCTGTAAAAAGATGGTTCAGAACCCATCCCGTTATCGCAGCTGCTGCGGTATTCATCATTTTGATGGGCGGGGGTTTTTTTAACAGCTGGCATAATGACCACAATTTCAGCGTGTCCAAGCAGCCGAATCTTGTGGTTCATAACCATACTGTGACCGTGCCAGAAGGTGAGACGGTCAAAGGTGATGTCACTGTCAAAAACGGCAAGCTGATTATTAAAGGCAAAATAGACGGGGATGTAACCGTCGTAAACGGCGAAAAGTATATGGCCTCTGCTGGACAAGTCACCGGTCAGATTGAAGAAATCAATCAGTTATTCGACTGGACATGGTACAAGATGAAGTCTGCGGGGAAAAGTGTACTCGATGCATTCAATCCGAACGGAGAAGAGTAA